Proteins found in one Helicobacter kayseriensis genomic segment:
- a CDS encoding uracil-DNA glycosylase family protein, giving the protein MQGVEKGVLQCFKHPFAMIKEHYLNRACAYRFLLLGSFPSQASRKNGFFYGNPKNAFWRLLGEVFDQDLSLLQTVEEKIGWLDSQKIALYDLVESYEGDGWYSTDQALFKQGKNHQYSQKFIQSLLEKNPQIKICATSRKVQDLLWRYFGLKAEYLPSPSPINQTFAGQKRLQEWKKILKNS; this is encoded by the coding sequence GTGCAAGGAGTAGAAAAAGGAGTATTGCAATGCTTCAAGCATCCTTTTGCGATGATCAAAGAGCATTATTTGAATCGGGCTTGTGCATATCGATTTTTGCTTTTGGGGAGTTTTCCCTCTCAAGCTTCTAGAAAAAATGGATTTTTCTATGGCAATCCAAAAAATGCATTTTGGAGGTTGCTGGGAGAGGTTTTTGATCAAGATCTATCGCTTTTGCAGACTGTAGAAGAAAAGATTGGTTGGCTTGATAGTCAAAAAATTGCGCTTTATGATTTGGTTGAGAGCTATGAGGGAGATGGGTGGTATTCAACTGATCAAGCTTTGTTTAAGCAAGGGAAAAATCATCAATACTCACAAAAATTCATCCAATCTTTGCTGGAGAAAAATCCTCAAATAAAAATCTGTGCGACTTCTAGAAAGGTTCAAGATTTGCTTTGGCGTTATTTTGGATTGAAGGCAGAGTATTTGCCTAGTCCAAGCCCTATCAATCAAACATTTGCCGGTCAAAAAAGATTGCAAGAGTGGAAAAAGATTCTAAAAAATAGTTGA
- the dnaJ gene encoding molecular chaperone DnaJ, whose protein sequence is MEDFNYYEILEISQTCSQEEIKKAFRKKAMQYHPDRNPDNPEAEEIFKKINEAYEVLSDEQKRSIYDRYGKAGLQGGAGGGGFGGFGDIFGDIFGEFFGGGSGRQKKKSDLKYSLDFALELNLEFKEAIFGCKKEFESAYKIACKDCGGNGAKKKSTCPQCHGHGELRIQQGFMTFAQTCPHCQGSGEVIVEKCSTCGGKGYENKKEKIEIKIPEGVDNGNQMRVSGKGNADKNGNRGDLYVRLNVKEDDHFVRDGENLYVEVPVFFTSIVLGTKVTIPSPHKELELVIPANSKDGAQFIFEGNGVKSLRGNYYGDLIAQIKIVYPKKLTKEQKELLEKLHKSFGEHSEPHKSVLEQACEKVKKWFGELGK, encoded by the coding sequence TTGGAAGATTTTAACTACTATGAAATTCTTGAAATATCTCAAACTTGTTCTCAAGAAGAGATTAAAAAAGCATTTAGAAAAAAAGCAATGCAATATCATCCTGATCGCAATCCAGACAACCCAGAAGCAGAAGAAATATTTAAAAAAATCAATGAAGCATATGAGGTGCTAAGTGATGAGCAAAAGCGATCGATTTATGATCGCTATGGCAAAGCTGGACTTCAAGGCGGAGCAGGAGGGGGAGGCTTTGGAGGATTTGGCGATATCTTTGGCGATATCTTTGGAGAGTTCTTTGGGGGAGGATCAGGGAGACAAAAGAAAAAGAGTGATTTGAAATACTCTCTTGATTTTGCATTGGAATTGAATCTTGAATTTAAGGAAGCAATTTTTGGATGCAAGAAAGAGTTTGAAAGCGCTTATAAAATTGCTTGCAAAGATTGTGGAGGCAATGGTGCCAAAAAGAAATCTACCTGCCCTCAGTGTCATGGTCATGGAGAGCTTAGGATTCAGCAAGGATTTATGACTTTTGCCCAAACTTGTCCGCATTGTCAAGGAAGTGGAGAGGTGATTGTCGAAAAATGTTCAACTTGTGGGGGGAAAGGATATGAGAACAAAAAAGAAAAAATCGAAATCAAGATTCCAGAGGGGGTAGATAATGGGAATCAAATGCGTGTGAGTGGCAAGGGAAATGCTGATAAAAATGGGAATCGTGGGGATCTCTATGTGCGTTTGAATGTCAAAGAGGATGATCATTTTGTGCGAGATGGAGAAAATTTGTATGTGGAAGTCCCTGTCTTTTTTACCTCCATCGTGCTTGGAACAAAGGTCACAATCCCTTCTCCTCACAAAGAACTTGAGCTAGTCATCCCAGCAAACTCTAAAGATGGAGCACAATTTATCTTTGAGGGTAATGGTGTGAAGAGCTTGAGGGGGAATTATTATGGAGATCTCATCGCACAAATTAAGATTGTTTATCCTAAAAAACTAACCAAAGAACAAAAAGAGCTATTGGAAAAACTCCATAAAAGTTTTGGAGAACATAGCGAACCACATAAAAGCGTGCTAGAGCAAGCATGCGAAAAAGTCAAAAAATGGTTTGGAGAGCTAGGGAAGTAG
- the dxr gene encoding 1-deoxy-D-xylulose-5-phosphate reductoisomerase, with product MILLGSTGSIGCNALEIAQAFHIQVETLVAGKNLALLNQQIATFKPKIVVIADQNDAHKLQANGAKVLFGNQGILEAISLSSSSLVLNALVGFIGLEPTLHSIALGKKVALANKESLVCGGWLIDTSKLIPVDSEHFSLWHLLQNHPLEKLIITASGGAFRDTPIESIPNQNAQNALKHPNWNMGKKITIDSASMVNKLLEILEAYWLFGIQEVDALIERSSIIHGIVGYKDGSMGMHLAHPDMKLAISYALNPNLASQDSLIKPLGFEDFASLKLERIDPRRYPLWELKDTLLANPHLGIILNASNEVAVEGFLEERYLFGKITKAIFKCMDHFSNIPKPQSLMEVLELDREVRKYTQEILLLTS from the coding sequence TTGATTCTCTTAGGTAGCACAGGCTCTATTGGGTGTAATGCCTTAGAAATCGCTCAAGCCTTTCACATCCAAGTCGAAACGCTCGTTGCTGGCAAAAACCTTGCTCTACTCAATCAACAAATCGCGACTTTCAAACCCAAAATTGTCGTTATAGCCGATCAAAACGATGCACACAAACTCCAAGCCAATGGAGCCAAGGTGCTCTTTGGCAATCAGGGAATCTTAGAAGCAATTTCACTCTCAAGCTCTTCTTTAGTGCTTAATGCTCTTGTAGGTTTTATTGGACTTGAGCCTACACTTCACTCTATTGCTTTGGGCAAAAAAGTCGCTCTAGCCAACAAAGAAAGTTTAGTGTGTGGAGGATGGCTGATTGATACAAGCAAGCTCATCCCTGTAGATAGCGAGCATTTTAGCCTTTGGCATTTACTCCAAAATCACCCTCTTGAAAAACTCATCATCACCGCAAGCGGAGGGGCATTCCGCGATACGCCTATAGAATCTATCCCCAACCAAAATGCCCAAAATGCTCTCAAACATCCCAATTGGAACATGGGCAAAAAGATCACTATCGATTCAGCAAGTATGGTCAATAAACTTTTGGAAATTTTGGAGGCATATTGGCTCTTTGGCATTCAAGAGGTTGATGCCTTGATTGAGCGTAGCTCCATTATCCACGGAATTGTTGGATACAAAGATGGAAGTATGGGGATGCATTTAGCCCATCCAGATATGAAACTTGCCATCTCTTATGCACTCAACCCCAATCTAGCTTCCCAAGATTCTCTTATCAAACCCTTGGGATTTGAGGACTTTGCTTCATTGAAATTAGAGCGGATTGACCCTAGACGCTATCCTTTATGGGAGCTCAAAGATACTCTTCTTGCCAATCCCCATCTTGGAATCATTCTCAATGCCAGCAATGAAGTGGCAGTGGAGGGATTTTTAGAAGAGAGATATTTATTTGGAAAAATTACTAAAGCTATATTTAAATGTATGGATCACTTCTCCAACATACCCAAACCCCAAAGTCTTATGGAGGTTTTAGAACTTGATAGAGAAGTCAGAAAATATACTCAAGAGATTTTATTGCTCACTTCTTAA
- a CDS encoding alanine racemase: MAKLLIHSSFFKHNLDLISSHIGSKDKLALVLKDNAYGHGIKEIAKLAKEYGIKNVFVKNEQEALQIHNDFEHITALYGNISPQSPLNICQTIHSLESLRSFSAQRKIELKFNTGMNRNGLEPNQVQEAIELILKNNLSLFGVFSHNGYGDDGGEKMQQQHQKSQEIKEHITHLSKTLGFPLPRFHFLSSSGALRQDKIDEDLVRVGIAAYGYLCTSIPIAKDLKPIASLWAHQISSRILEAGERLGYSGAGIMPSKEIISTYDLGYGDGLFRINEHHQQITCANGEKILPRMSMDCFSCLSNQKEICVFKNAWPWAEKFDTTPYEILVKLSPFIPRELV, translated from the coding sequence ATGGCCAAACTCTTAATTCATTCTTCATTTTTTAAGCATAATCTTGATCTCATTTCTTCGCATATAGGCTCAAAAGACAAATTGGCTCTTGTTCTCAAAGACAATGCCTATGGACATGGAATCAAAGAAATTGCAAAACTTGCAAAAGAATATGGAATCAAGAATGTGTTTGTCAAAAATGAACAAGAGGCCTTACAAATCCACAATGATTTTGAACATATCACAGCCCTATATGGCAATATCTCCCCGCAATCACCCCTAAATATCTGCCAAACAATCCATTCCTTAGAATCTCTGCGATCCTTTTCTGCTCAACGCAAGATTGAGCTCAAATTCAACACAGGAATGAATCGCAATGGTCTCGAACCCAATCAAGTCCAAGAGGCAATTGAGCTGATTTTAAAAAACAACCTATCTCTTTTTGGCGTCTTTTCTCATAATGGCTATGGCGATGATGGTGGAGAAAAAATGCAACAGCAACATCAAAAATCTCAAGAGATCAAAGAGCACATCACTCATCTCTCAAAAACCCTAGGTTTTCCTTTGCCAAGATTCCATTTTTTAAGCTCATCAGGAGCACTTAGACAGGACAAAATCGATGAAGATTTAGTAAGGGTAGGCATAGCTGCCTATGGATACCTTTGCACATCAATTCCTATCGCAAAAGATCTCAAGCCAATCGCTTCACTTTGGGCCCATCAAATTTCATCACGCATCCTAGAAGCAGGAGAGAGATTGGGGTATAGTGGAGCTGGGATTATGCCTAGCAAGGAGATAATCAGCACTTATGATTTGGGATATGGAGATGGGCTCTTCCGCATCAATGAACACCATCAACAAATCACTTGTGCTAATGGAGAAAAAATCCTCCCCAGAATGTCTATGGATTGCTTTTCTTGCTTGAGCAATCAAAAAGAAATTTGCGTATTCAAAAATGCATGGCCGTGGGCTGAAAAGTTTGACACAACACCTTATGAGATTCTTGTCAAGCTTTCACCATTTATCCCTAGAGAGTTAGTATAG
- a CDS encoding phosphatidate cytidylyltransferase, with amino-acid sequence MEEKEEKQSEQTTQNPQIKESPNKRYITAGILIALLALVLFIDHALIIWCTLGVCFLLGFKEALSLFEVKPNLWLYGGAIASWVLAFFNSSPILSGVFIALIVASILAYKRSISPKKILPFIYPTLPFLALYALYAKMGGFGISCLIWLVLIASVVDTGAYFGGKAFGRIPFSPTSPNKTLEGAGIGVALGIVIGSIAGIGPSGGFIPSLLISIFVSISCVFGDLFESYLKREVGMKDSGKILPGHGGILDRFDGILFGAITMYYLLGFLPMWQQL; translated from the coding sequence ATGGAAGAGAAAGAAGAAAAACAAAGCGAACAAACAACACAAAATCCTCAGATCAAAGAATCTCCAAACAAACGCTACATTACTGCAGGCATCCTGATTGCATTATTGGCACTTGTTTTATTTATCGATCATGCACTCATCATTTGGTGCACTCTAGGAGTGTGCTTCCTCTTGGGCTTCAAAGAAGCGCTCAGTCTATTTGAAGTCAAACCCAACCTTTGGCTTTATGGAGGGGCGATTGCTTCTTGGGTTTTAGCCTTTTTCAACTCTTCTCCTATTCTTTCAGGAGTTTTTATTGCATTGATTGTGGCAAGTATCTTGGCTTACAAACGCTCCATTTCTCCCAAAAAAATCCTCCCCTTTATTTATCCTACACTCCCATTTCTTGCCCTCTATGCCCTCTATGCCAAAATGGGGGGATTTGGGATTTCTTGCCTTATTTGGCTTGTTCTCATCGCAAGTGTTGTAGATACTGGTGCATATTTTGGAGGGAAAGCCTTTGGACGCATTCCTTTTAGTCCCACATCTCCCAACAAAACACTTGAAGGAGCAGGAATTGGTGTTGCACTAGGGATTGTGATTGGAAGCATTGCAGGAATTGGCCCAAGTGGAGGATTTATCCCCTCTCTTTTGATTTCAATTTTTGTCTCAATCTCTTGTGTGTTTGGAGATCTATTTGAAAGCTACCTCAAAAGAGAAGTGGGGATGAAAGATAGTGGAAAAATACTACCTGGACATGGTGGTATCTTGGATCGCTTTGATGGGATACTCTTTGGTGCTATCACGATGTATTATCTCCTTGGCTTTCTTCCTATGTGGCAACAACTTTAG
- the recR gene encoding recombination mediator RecR encodes MKIRNLESFYTLVEALEKLPSIGKKSAEKMAYAICVENKALGNKIAQSIQNANQKICKCKWCGGLSEENECQICQEEERNNGELCIVAHPRDISIIENIDFFNGKYFVLESLESVDFDHLISLVTHHKIKEVIFGFSPSLANDALILFIEDRLKPLNLRFSKIAQGVPTGIGLEHIDHLSLSSAFKGRIKV; translated from the coding sequence ATGAAAATCAGAAATTTAGAATCTTTTTATACTCTTGTAGAAGCCTTAGAAAAGCTCCCCTCGATAGGAAAAAAAAGTGCAGAAAAAATGGCTTATGCAATCTGTGTAGAAAACAAAGCCCTTGGAAATAAAATCGCACAGAGTATTCAAAATGCCAATCAAAAAATTTGTAAATGTAAGTGGTGTGGGGGGCTAAGTGAAGAAAATGAATGTCAAATCTGCCAAGAAGAAGAACGCAACAATGGGGAGCTTTGCATCGTGGCTCATCCAAGAGACATCTCAATCATTGAAAATATTGATTTTTTCAATGGAAAGTATTTTGTCTTAGAATCTTTAGAATCTGTTGATTTTGATCATTTGATCTCTCTTGTTACCCACCACAAAATCAAAGAGGTTATTTTTGGATTCTCTCCCTCTCTTGCTAATGATGCGTTAATTTTGTTTATCGAAGATCGTCTCAAACCACTCAATCTCAGATTTAGCAAAATTGCCCAAGGTGTGCCCACAGGAATTGGTTTGGAGCACATTGATCACCTTTCTTTGAGCAGTGCATTCAAAGGAAGAATAAAAGTTTAA
- the mnmG gene encoding tRNA uridine-5-carboxymethylaminomethyl(34) synthesis enzyme MnmG, protein MEFDVLVVGGGHAGIEASVASAKMGAKTHLLTILVENIGLASCNPAIGGLGKGHLTKEVDALGGVMGMITDACGIQYRTLNASKGPAVRGTRAQIDMDAYRIYARNLVLDTPNLSVSQEMAESLIVDSEDSQKVIGIKTNIGKTYFAKKIILTTGTFLRGLIHIGEVMSENGRVGESASRNLSQSLIDLGLEVGRLKTGTCARIDGRSIDFSELEIHHGDDPAPHFSYRTDSQTFKPIQYPCYVTYTNEKTHEIIRSNFHRAPMFIGQIQGIGPRYCPSIEDKVNRFADKERHQLFLEPQTKDESEYYINGLTSSLPFDVQEEMIHSIKGLENARITRYGYAIEYDFVQPTELHHTLECKKVKNLYLAGQINGTTGYEEAAAQGIMAGINAVLALKKEKDERFVDRFGDLEELVLRRDEGYIGVLIDDLVSKGTKEPYRVFTSRAEYRLLLREDNAIFRLGEYAYQLGLMEEDQYLKLKQDQEDMQRGMEYLTTHPMTPSKENLAFLESLGEEGIGDKSEAFLIVGRDSFDNGKLRRFNAMFGNMSDRALEQIRIQSKYFHYIEKQKESIAKMDEILKVKIPQDFVYEGISGLSLEVVEKLQKHRPSNLFQASQISGITPASIDILHLYIHLRSKKASE, encoded by the coding sequence ATGGAATTTGATGTTTTGGTGGTTGGTGGAGGACATGCAGGGATTGAAGCAAGTGTGGCAAGTGCCAAAATGGGGGCTAAAACACATTTGCTGACAATTTTGGTAGAAAACATAGGGCTTGCAAGTTGCAATCCAGCTATTGGAGGTTTAGGAAAGGGGCATTTGACAAAAGAAGTTGATGCGCTTGGAGGGGTAATGGGGATGATTACAGATGCCTGCGGGATTCAATATCGCACACTCAATGCCTCCAAGGGTCCTGCTGTGCGTGGAACAAGAGCACAGATTGATATGGATGCTTATCGAATCTATGCACGAAATTTAGTGCTTGATACACCCAATCTTAGTGTTTCTCAAGAAATGGCAGAGTCATTGATTGTAGATTCTGAGGATTCCCAAAAAGTGATTGGAATCAAAACAAATATCGGAAAAACTTATTTTGCTAAAAAGATCATTCTCACAACAGGAACCTTTTTGCGGGGGTTAATTCATATTGGAGAGGTGATGAGTGAGAATGGACGCGTAGGAGAGAGTGCAAGTCGGAATCTATCTCAAAGCCTTATTGATTTGGGTCTTGAAGTGGGGAGATTGAAGACAGGGACTTGTGCAAGGATTGATGGAAGAAGTATTGATTTTTCTGAACTTGAGATTCATCATGGCGATGATCCTGCCCCACATTTTAGTTATCGCACAGATTCTCAAACCTTTAAACCCATCCAATATCCTTGCTATGTGACTTATACAAATGAAAAAACACATGAAATCATTCGATCAAATTTCCATCGTGCTCCTATGTTTATCGGACAGATTCAAGGGATTGGTCCAAGGTATTGTCCTAGCATTGAAGATAAGGTCAACCGTTTTGCAGACAAAGAGCGTCATCAGCTTTTTTTAGAACCTCAAACAAAGGATGAGAGTGAATATTATATTAATGGCTTGACAAGCTCACTTCCTTTTGATGTGCAAGAGGAAATGATCCATTCAATCAAGGGTCTAGAAAATGCACGCATTACGCGATATGGCTATGCGATAGAGTATGATTTCGTGCAACCCACAGAACTTCATCACACCCTTGAGTGCAAGAAGGTTAAAAATCTTTATCTAGCTGGTCAGATCAATGGAACAACAGGTTATGAAGAGGCTGCAGCTCAGGGAATTATGGCAGGTATCAATGCAGTCTTGGCTCTCAAAAAAGAAAAAGATGAGCGTTTTGTGGATCGATTTGGTGATCTTGAAGAGTTGGTCTTGCGTCGTGATGAGGGGTATATTGGTGTTTTGATTGATGATTTGGTAAGCAAGGGGACCAAAGAGCCTTATCGTGTTTTTACTTCAAGGGCAGAGTATCGCTTGCTTTTAAGAGAAGATAATGCAATCTTTAGGCTTGGTGAGTATGCCTATCAGCTTGGTTTGATGGAGGAAGATCAATATTTGAAGCTCAAACAAGATCAGGAAGATATGCAACGCGGTATGGAATATTTGACAACGCATCCTATGACACCTTCTAAAGAGAATCTTGCCTTTTTAGAGTCTTTGGGAGAAGAGGGGATTGGGGATAAGAGCGAGGCGTTTTTGATTGTGGGGAGAGATAGCTTTGATAATGGCAAATTAAGACGCTTTAATGCAATGTTTGGAAATATGAGCGATCGAGCATTGGAACAAATCAGAATCCAATCTAAATATTTTCACTATATAGAAAAGCAAAAAGAAAGCATTGCCAAAATGGATGAGATACTCAAGGTAAAAATCCCGCAAGATTTTGTTTATGAAGGGATTAGTGGGTTGAGTTTAGAAGTGGTTGAGAAGCTTCAAAAACATCGTCCAAGCAATCTTTTTCAAGCTTCGCAAATTAGTGGGATTACTCCAGCAAGCATTGATATCTTGCATCTTTATATTCATCTAAGAAGCAAAAAAGCTTCTGAATGA
- a CDS encoding c-type cytochrome yields the protein MKKIIAICVLGLSSMMFAQAPALFNKCVACHGKDGKKVGIAPQPLAGLSKDEVVKFLQGYKNQTIKSPKANMMYSQAKNLSDADINTLAEYIATLK from the coding sequence ATGAAAAAAATCATTGCTATTTGTGTTCTTGGTCTTTCTTCAATGATGTTTGCGCAAGCTCCTGCACTTTTCAACAAATGTGTTGCTTGTCATGGAAAAGATGGGAAAAAAGTTGGTATTGCTCCTCAGCCTCTTGCTGGTTTATCAAAAGATGAAGTTGTCAAGTTTCTCCAAGGATACAAAAACCAAACAATTAAAAGCCCAAAAGCAAATATGATGTATAGCCAAGCAAAAAATCTCAGCGATGCAGATATTAATACATTGGCAGAATACATTGCGACTTTAAAATAA
- a CDS encoding diacylglycerol kinase produces the protein MRNEKKGKSGICRIKNAFFYSLSGIRSAWQDEEAFRQILILAILGVGCASVMARDWIEWSILILPCFLALMAELINSAIENAIDFTSLEIHPLAKKAKDMGSAIQFVACVLWVLIWGGYIGQRFLG, from the coding sequence ATGCGCAATGAAAAAAAGGGAAAAAGTGGAATTTGTAGAATCAAAAATGCTTTTTTTTATTCTCTAAGTGGAATTAGATCAGCTTGGCAAGATGAAGAAGCATTTAGACAGATTCTGATTTTGGCGATTTTGGGGGTAGGGTGCGCTAGTGTGATGGCGAGGGATTGGATAGAGTGGAGTATTTTGATATTGCCTTGTTTTTTGGCCTTAATGGCTGAGCTTATAAATTCTGCGATTGAAAACGCGATTGATTTTACAAGTCTTGAGATTCATCCATTGGCTAAAAAGGCCAAGGATATGGGAAGTGCGATTCAGTTTGTTGCTTGTGTTTTGTGGGTTTTGATTTGGGGGGGATATATTGGACAGAGATTCTTGGGATAA
- a CDS encoding YqaA family protein has protein sequence MEKYGLLGLFLSTFASSTILPIPSELVVATFVALKYNLWLILFIASLGNVLGSITTYALGYFGITKLLQKMSKHNSARVRYFRQKSAQYGSILAFFSFLPFLGDIFTLALGLAKYNIYKAIFLIALGKTLRYAVIIFGVQEASKWFL, from the coding sequence ATGGAAAAATACGGACTTTTGGGACTTTTCCTCTCTACTTTTGCTTCTAGCACAATTCTTCCAATCCCTTCAGAACTTGTCGTCGCAACCTTTGTGGCACTCAAATATAATTTGTGGCTCATTCTCTTCATCGCAAGTCTAGGAAATGTATTAGGAAGCATCACAACTTATGCACTTGGATATTTTGGAATCACAAAGCTATTGCAAAAAATGTCCAAGCATAACTCTGCTCGTGTGCGATATTTTCGCCAAAAAAGCGCACAATATGGAAGCATCTTAGCTTTCTTTTCATTTTTGCCTTTTTTGGGAGATATTTTTACACTTGCTTTGGGACTTGCAAAATACAATATTTATAAAGCAATCTTTCTTATCGCACTTGGAAAAACCTTGCGCTATGCAGTGATCATCTTTGGAGTACAAGAAGCTTCAAAATGGTTTCTTTAA
- a CDS encoding DUF2779 domain-containing protein has translation MLSKSLCIRGINCPKSLWLKKYHPEVLQECDQQAMQVFQTGDEVGKLARSLIPNGREIAAEGEDFQTKILQTQEWINQGEEVIYEATFAYKDVLVMVDILRIQDGKLYLYEVKSSSRIKDVYLDDIAIQCYVLRGLGYELDEAYIIYLDTSYVYQESLDISRLFKITNVMPTIKTRLDHIGELIKKFKLMLSFPQEPKIEIGEQCFSPYVCDGYEYCWKTQRQIPDYSVFDIAYLKMSEKFRLYHQGIVKIEEIKDLSPFSWKQKIQIECERTQKPQIDLCAIREFLNSLRYPIFHLDFETFQQAIPQWEGISPYEQIPFQYSLHIDYGDGRFEHLEFLAQEGKDPRYELAQNLCEMIPSGAMVMAYNKSFEMQVIEKLARRFGDLSERLWGIYFNMVDLMKPFAQKAYYDPKMLGSHSIKKVLPALVPEMQEAYHQLDLIHHGGEAMEIFPKLHLMDCKTKERYRLALLEYCKLDTLAMVKILEKLRQISD, from the coding sequence TTGCTTTCTAAATCACTGTGTATAAGAGGGATTAATTGCCCCAAATCTTTGTGGCTCAAGAAATATCACCCCGAGGTATTGCAAGAGTGTGATCAGCAAGCAATGCAAGTTTTTCAAACAGGTGATGAGGTAGGAAAGCTTGCTCGCTCTCTTATCCCAAATGGGCGTGAGATTGCGGCTGAGGGAGAAGATTTTCAAACAAAGATTCTGCAAACTCAAGAGTGGATCAATCAAGGTGAGGAAGTGATCTATGAGGCTACCTTTGCCTATAAAGATGTGCTTGTGATGGTGGATATCTTACGCATTCAAGATGGGAAGCTCTATCTTTATGAGGTGAAAAGCTCTTCGCGCATCAAAGATGTGTATCTAGATGATATTGCAATCCAGTGCTATGTTTTAAGAGGACTTGGGTATGAGCTAGATGAGGCATATATTATTTATCTTGATACTTCTTATGTATATCAAGAGAGTTTGGATATTTCTAGGCTTTTTAAAATCACAAATGTGATGCCAACGATCAAAACAAGACTAGATCACATTGGAGAATTGATCAAGAAGTTTAAGCTTATGCTTTCTTTTCCCCAAGAGCCAAAGATTGAGATTGGAGAGCAGTGTTTCTCTCCATATGTATGTGATGGGTATGAATATTGTTGGAAAACCCAAAGACAGATTCCAGACTATAGTGTATTTGATATTGCATATTTGAAAATGTCTGAGAAATTTAGACTTTATCATCAAGGGATTGTGAAAATTGAGGAGATCAAAGATCTTAGTCCTTTTAGCTGGAAGCAAAAGATTCAAATTGAGTGCGAAAGGACACAAAAGCCACAAATTGATCTTTGTGCTATTAGAGAGTTTTTAAATAGCTTGCGCTATCCAATTTTTCATCTTGATTTTGAAACATTTCAGCAAGCTATTCCTCAATGGGAGGGAATCTCTCCATATGAACAGATTCCCTTTCAGTATTCTTTGCATATTGATTATGGAGATGGGCGATTTGAGCATTTGGAATTTTTGGCACAAGAAGGCAAAGATCCACGCTATGAATTGGCTCAAAACTTATGTGAGATGATTCCAAGTGGTGCGATGGTGATGGCATATAATAAATCTTTTGAGATGCAAGTGATTGAGAAACTTGCACGGAGATTTGGGGATTTGAGTGAAAGGCTTTGGGGGATTTATTTTAATATGGTGGATTTGATGAAACCTTTTGCACAAAAGGCTTATTATGATCCCAAAATGTTGGGAAGCCATAGTATCAAAAAGGTTCTTCCTGCTCTAGTGCCAGAGATGCAGGAGGCTTATCATCAGCTTGATTTGATTCATCACGGAGGGGAGGCAATGGAAATCTTCCCTAAGTTGCATTTAATGGATTGCAAAACAAAAGAGCGGTATCGTCTAGCACTTTTGGAATACTGCAAATTGGATACTTTGGCGATGGTGAAGATATTGGAAAAACTAAGGCAGATTAGTGATTGA
- a CDS encoding tetratricopeptide repeat protein, whose protein sequence is MFKEAEKAYEKSDFQKVLKLSKKACKLNHGGGCVMLGWMYAFGWVVEQDSIKAVQLSQKACDLDSGTGCYALGAMYHHGQGDRKDIFKAVELYQKACDLNHALSCVNLGIAYANATGVRKDLDKALELFGKACDLKSKLGCKNYAKLKK, encoded by the coding sequence TTGTTTAAAGAGGCGGAAAAGGCTTATGAAAAAAGTGATTTCCAAAAGGTTTTAAAGCTTTCCAAAAAAGCCTGTAAGCTTAATCATGGGGGCGGTTGTGTTATGTTGGGCTGGATGTATGCTTTTGGATGGGTTGTTGAGCAAGATTCTATAAAAGCAGTTCAATTGAGTCAAAAAGCTTGCGATTTGGATTCTGGGACAGGTTGCTATGCCCTAGGAGCTATGTATCATCATGGGCAAGGAGACAGAAAAGATATTTTTAAAGCAGTAGAGCTTTATCAAAAGGCTTGTGATTTAAATCATGCCTTGAGTTGTGTCAATTTAGGTATAGCGTATGCCAATGCCACAGGCGTAAGAAAGGATTTAGATAAGGCTTTGGAGCTATTTGGCAAAGCTTGTGATTTAAAAAGTAAGTTGGGGTGCAAAAATTATGCAAAACTTAAGAAGTGA